TGGCAGTCTCATAGCTGTCCCTCCATGGCAGTTTCCTCAAACAGGTTGAGCAAGTTCTTTGGTTCGAAGTTTTGGCGGGGGAAATCTTTTTCGGCTATAACCCAGTTGCGACCTCGACCACTTCGCGGCACAGACTTTTTGGATGAAGAGCGTCGGCATGATGTGGAGGTTTTATTCACGCTGTCGGTGTGACTCTCCGTATGTATGGGGCTTGCACTGGGCGTCATTGTATAGCAGGAACCATTTGTGTGGATACTGGATGGGGTCTGTGCTAAGTTACAGGACAACCAATCATCTGACACTGAGCGATTGGGTGTATGGGGGGGACTTCGATGGCGTGCTGGTGAATCTGGAAGAGGAGTGgatgtgctttccatagacagtCTTGTTTTCAACCTgtgaaatgaaggaaatataaaCATAAGAATATGAATGTATCAAAAGTAAAGGTTTCTGTAGTTTCTCAGCaacttatatatgttttaagaactttttaaaattattctaAATGGAATAAAGcacctctctcctctcagtccaatgAAAAAGACCAAGTATAAAACTAAGTGACTGTTTCACACCGCCATGGAGAAGAGAAGACACTTTCCCAAGCTTCTCTGTTGAGGCACAGAGTAGTAGAGTCACATCTGATGAAATCCTGATTGCAACAGGTAATTATAGCTGTTAACCATGTATTTAATCcttctacctgtctgaaaacacctatgaGCAAACTTTACAGCATGGGTAGATTTTCCACAGCCTGAAAAGAGGGTAGAATTCTTGGTTACTTAACATACAATTTCTGAAAGGCAATTACAGACTTTTTGCTGAATGATGCGGAAAACTTTTATGCACTGGAgctttaagtcaggggtgtccaatcctggtccttgagagctactatcctgcatgttttagatgtttccctcttccagcacacctgacagtcattatcaggtttctgcagagcttggtgatagacttatcatttgaatcaggtgtgttggaagagggatacatctaaaacatgcaggatagtagctctgaccagaatcagaatcaggaccagaattggacacccctgcttgaAGTCGTCTTTCACATGAGATTGCAATGATGCCAACATGAAAATCAGCAGGTCATGTTTCCAATGCAACTCTATTgcatgataataaaaaaacaaacaaacaatcatcaATCAAGACCTGTGAAAATTGCATTTAACTCTATAATTATAGCCCTATATTAGAAGGTTTTATACTTTTTAAGGAACTGTAAAAACCTGTAGAATAAAAACCACAAGGCCAAGTTAAAAGCAACAAGAACATCAGTACATGTTTTTCATCACTGTAGATATTCAAACAAGAAAGAATCTTACAGATAGGAAGAGCATTTAAACATATTTAGCCCTACAAAGACAAGTTCTCTACCTGTGTGAGAAGTTGGGCGAAAGCACTGGCTTGATAGGATCAGCCAAAAACACTGCCTCATCATCTGTACTCCCTGAGTCAGCTTGCATGGCGCTGAGGGGCAGGGTTAGGTCTCTGTCCCAGCTGTCCTTGGGGGGAGTGCAGGGAACAGGTTTGGTCCAGTGAAGGAAGGGTAGGTGAAGGAAGGATAGGAGTCTACACCCAAAGCATACTGCCAACTATGAGAAAAAGAttagcaaaacagaaaaaataacattaaacctTTATGTTTGTGAGTCTGAATGTTGttaactaatgtttaaaatacagacttCAATTAACAGTTCCCATTTAAACACACATAACTTCTAAATGCAAGGAGTCTCTCATGTACAAGTGCACAAGTCGGCAAAATATATTACACAAGTCTGGTCATTGATTCATATTTAATGCCAAAATGTCACATatacattttttacttttaaaatcacATCAGGGTTGGTTGGTCTACAGATTACCTGACAGATGGAAGTGAGTGCGAGCACTGCCTCTGTGAGTACAAGGTAGATACGTCTCTTCCATCTGCGTTTTCTAACAGCTGGTAGAGAAAGAAGCTCAGAAACTGTTAGTCTCTGCAAGGGTTCGGGGGCCAACATCATCCGCAGTACTGTCTGAAGCTCAACTGACAGGCCTGCAAACCCACAAATACAGATGAACACACAAAAAGGTTACTTGAAGAAAAGAGGGGAAAAATACATGGGATTTAAAAGAGACTGAATCCTACCATTGGTAACTTCTGATGGGAGGCAGCCTTGTCTGAGCTGCTGCCAGCCTTCCCCACCATTAGGAACCTCAATGTTACAGGCGAGCTCCAGAATAGAAACGCCCAAACTGAACGAGGAATAGATAATATTTATGTAGTATGTTGAGTGATTTTAATGTAGTGAAGTTGAAATATGGTTCAAGTGTTCTAACTTGTGCTTTATATACCTGAAAACATCTGCAGCAGGTCCATACTCCCCACGAAGCAGCTCAGGAGCCATGTATCTGGGATCTCCCTCCTGAACATCCTCTTTCACTTTACCCTCTGCAGGGTCTGTACTGTTTTGCTTGAACTCAAGCAACAGCCCAAAGTCCCCTAACTTCAGACGGCCAGATGCAGTGATGAGCACATTGGCAGGCTTGAGGTCCAGATGCACAAAACCATGGGAGTGTAAGTGCTGCAGTGCTGACAGAAGATCACAGAGGTAGTCCCACGCTGCAGGCTCATCTGCATTGTAATAacgttacaaaaaatgtcaataactatGAGAGTGTAAGAGTAAACTAGAGTAAGAAGAGCATATCATGTGTAGCACAGTCTACAATATCATCAACCAATTTTTGTTGTGTCTTTGCCACAGACCTGGTCCAGGAGGTTGGTTCTCAGCGTGGAGCAACAAGCTGGTACTACATAACTCTGTCTGAATGTAGAGTCGTCCATACTCCTCCCAGGCTGCTACAAACTTCAGGATGTGAGGGTGGGGACAGAGGCGCTCATGGTTTCTAGCTTCTTTCAGACTCCGGCTCCTCTCGCTCTTGCTTCTAAAGCGATGAGTAGAACGTTTGACTGCATACTGTCGGCCATCCTCATTGCTTTGCacctaaaaaaatcaaaaacaggcAGAGGTTTCATCTTATGTTCAAGGAATTCCTTCTTGCAATGCATGTCGTCTCATTACAAAATTAAATATATGTGAGTTAATGTCAACAATACATATTTTATCTCTTACACTCATATCTGAAATCTCTCTTACCTTGTAGACCTCTCCAAAGGAGCCTCTTCCCAGCAAACCCAAATTAGTGAAGCACTGACTGTAATAGGATTGATGCTTGCTGGGATCATACACTGAACTCGGCGGAGGGGATTTACTCAGGGAATGAGATAAGGGTGTCCAAGGGGATGGATGCTGGGGGAACATCCTGCTAAGTGGGGCACATCCTTTGGATGGTGGCCGTGGGGGCACTGAATTTGAGAGCCGGGTAGGAGATGGGAAGGATGATGTGGATGTTGAGGATGAGGAATGAGGGTGGCGGCGCTTTTTGAGTGAAAAGGACTGCTCTGCAAGGGAAAAGTGAGCTGGAAGAGGGAGAGACATTCTGGCCACTGTGGTTTCCACTGCCAAAGACATGGTGTGTGGACCTTTTCAGAAGCTAGCAACCTGCAACAGCAAAAAGAAAAgctattaacctcctaagacccaggaaatgtcagcaaagtacaagctttttttttttttttttttttaaattacataagtgcctatattggaaacaccatgatgcaacagttttttcagatgcagcttttaaaatttttatggtatgttctttgtggtggacagttttctttcctttttttgtataaagttgtaaaactcttgtccacaaatgtggacagaaaacccatagctgggtcttagaaggttaatactaattattattaaTGTTCCATGTCATTTCTGCTAACCTCACACACTGGTATGACACTACCTCACCTATACCATCACTTCTTCATGTGAATACCAACACAAACATTGTAATCATTTGAGGAAAGAAATATTAATTCAATTTCATTCTCTTTCCATCTAACTGATATACCCACTAACATTATCCCTTTTCAGTCATCCTCGTTCGGCACCAAAAGATGTTTGAGAACCTTGGAGAACTTCAACAGCCTGTTTGACAGCAGCCAGTGTGTCATATCTGTACCTTCAGTGTCCTCCAAATGAATTACTGGTCAGTTTAATCCCCAATTCCATCCTCTACTAGTCTACACTGTGAAATGGACAGGTAAAATGTTGCTAACCACAGCCGCGGATACTAAAGAACCACTTTGTTAACAGTAAAATTTACAACAAGCAAACACTATCTATGACCTGATTCTCGGTTATATTACCGAAGAGGCAAAATTAGGTTAAGAAATTACTTTTCACAATAGTTAACAAACGTTACCTCTGCAAAAACAAATTATGGCTAACACTGACGAAGGGCGGACCCAGTCAAGAACATAACACACAAAACCAAGCTACTAGCTTACTTTAAGTCAAACGTCATGTAATTTTAACATATCAGCTCGAGAAAGGTCATATTAAATGCCATACAAACCATAGTCCAGCACTGAAGACAGTTTTCAACACCGGAGAACAACTGTTAAGACCACTGCTTCAGTCCGAATCAAACTGCAGGTAAAGCCGTCAAGGATGAAGACATTAGCTGGCGCCAAATTCTGAATATCAGACGCAGCGCTGCGTAGCTGCCTTTCGTGAATACAGACATACCTTTCTCCTAATTGCGCAATATCCGCAAGCGGTGCAGTCTGGGGTTCTGCTGCACAACACAGGGCTGGCGCAACTGGCTAGCTAGCTGACCACTTGAAATGGTAACGTATTTAATATTTTCTGTTTATAAATGTGGACAGTAATGTTTGAATTAACAATGAGcgtgtttttcagtttttaacaCTGTCCTAAAATACAATACTGTTTGACGAAGAaatgttagtgtttgtgtttgcTACCAAGCTAACGCTAAGTTTGCTAGCTTCGCCTTACCATTTATCGACAGACTAGCGAAGTAAGTTAGCCTGGCTAACCTTGATCATGATGTAAGCAGCGTTAAATTTAGGTTGGACAGATTAGCTATACTTAACGTACCGTCATTGTCACCACCACGTCGCCTTTTAACACAACTCCCAGGCCTTATCTAGACTTTGAAAATCTCAAAGCAGTTTAGCGTCGGCTAATTTAACGTTAGCTCAAAGCTCTGTCCACAGCATTACCTCACACTGTCTGAACTAGCTAATGGATGAAATAATTGTCATCAGCCTAAAATAAGTCCATCTGAGGTGTTTGAAAGGCATGAAACCTTACCAAGCCAAACCTCTAAAGAGTTCAGCTCTCTTAAAATGTCCCTACTGACAAGGAACGTAGAAACGCAGACTAACGTAAGATGTTATAAACAGTTTTTAGGGACAGATTTTGTCGATGATCTGCTAACATATTTTGAATAATACTGAACTGTCAGCTACCCTTCAAGTACACAGGACGACAAATTCACCTCGTTTTGTAGGGTTTACCAGAGGTTTTCAGAGGGCTTAAGTGTAGGTTGTCCTAGCATGTTCCTAAATGTTGTGAAGGAGTTAGGCACACAAAATACATGATATTTCACATAGTTCTGGTTTGACATTTTTGAAAGCTAGAGTAGATCAGTAATTAACATTTAATAATCGTAAGTTATGAGTTTGATCGATTTGAAGTGAGGTAGAGCAGTACTTTAGTTAATTGTCATGCTCAGAGAGAACTTACATTAATTTAGGTTAGGGTGTCCCCATATTGGCTTGGGTGTTGCGCCTAAGCCTTAAAATGGTTGTGAAAACCCTGCTTTGATGTTGTactttctcacattttttttttttttttttttttaactttctttaaGGATGTTTTCTTAATGATCCGGCGTCACAAGACCACAATCTTTACAGATGCCAAGGAGTCTACTACTGTCTATGAACTGAAGCGTATAGTAGAAGGGATCCTTAAAAGACCACCTGAAGACCAGCGTCTCTACAAAGTGAGTTTAGGACCTAGTGTATTTCTTGGCCTCATAACTTTTTTGTAGATTAATGGTGAAATACATGATGGTTAATTAGCAGTCTTATTAAT
The nucleotide sequence above comes from Sphaeramia orbicularis chromosome 19, fSphaOr1.1, whole genome shotgun sequence. Encoded proteins:
- the pkmyt1 gene encoding membrane-associated tyrosine- and threonine-specific cdc2-inhibitory kinase, with translation MSLAVETTVARMSLPLPAHFSLAEQSFSLKKRRHPHSSSSTSTSSFPSPTRLSNSVPPRPPSKGCAPLSRMFPQHPSPWTPLSHSLSKSPPPSSVYDPSKHQSYYSQCFTNLGLLGRGSFGEVYKVQSNEDGRQYAVKRSTHRFRSKSERSRSLKEARNHERLCPHPHILKFVAAWEEYGRLYIQTELCSTSLLLHAENQPPGPDEPAAWDYLCDLLSALQHLHSHGFVHLDLKPANVLITASGRLKLGDFGLLLEFKQNSTDPAEGKVKEDVQEGDPRYMAPELLRGEYGPAADVFSLGVSILELACNIEVPNGGEGWQQLRQGCLPSEVTNGLSVELQTVLRMMLAPEPLQRLTVSELLSLPAVRKRRWKRRIYLVLTEAVLALTSICQLAVCFGCRLLSFLHLPFLHWTKPVPCTPPKDSWDRDLTLPLSAMQADSGSTDDEAVFLADPIKPVLSPNFSHRLKTRLSMESTSTPLPDSPARHRSPPHTPNRSVSDDWLSCNLAQTPSSIHTNGSCYTMTPSASPIHTESHTDSVNKTSTSCRRSSSKKSVPRSGRGRNWVIAEKDFPRQNFEPKNLLNLFEETAMEGQL